From a single Lolium rigidum isolate FL_2022 chromosome 7, APGP_CSIRO_Lrig_0.1, whole genome shotgun sequence genomic region:
- the LOC124671631 gene encoding uncharacterized protein At3g06530-like has protein sequence MIVGVLATRATLAPKLVQDLILFVARSAQHDALESIDLPWLRVTVMAIISLVQSQSVHDFRKKPLMILKDIRDFSGVLTVLSSEFNIDNFIRLYVESLVDYSASDDSCHAHLIETMETLPIKKFVERIVCKVLGNCIKASQVAQNPDINRTGTWAKKSLVAIEKKYPLELRDAIRKFLEDSEVNSSGRDSTSKLLSLVFDESESAPAEISDSNIWFSLDHPKAVVRQSALSKIATSGILKKDTVNPQKFINMQDAIIRNLYDDDLSVVQAALSIEGLAAVASPVGLLKAYDHVLAKCIDIIRKGGSKASKACDVAVSCLEKMVMEYQLHHVEHTKDIATVVFSLLIIHPKTFRVNLKALELAKKNTMGFLH, from the exons ATGATTGTTGGAGTACTGGCAACACGAGCAACTCTGGCgccaaaacttgttcaagacttgATCCTCTTTGTTGCAAGGTCTGCGCAGCACGATGCATTGGAGTCGATCGATTTACCGTGGCTTCGTGTTACAGTGATGGCTATTATAAGTCTAGTTCAG TCACAGTCTGTCCATGACTTCCGTAAGAAGCCATTGATGATTCTAAAAGACATCAG GGATTTTTCTGGTGTACTTACTGTATTATCCAGTGAGTTCAACATTGATAATTTTATTAggctttatgttgagtcattggTTGATTACAG TGCTTCTGATGATTCCTGCCACGCGCACCTTATTGAAACCATGGAGACTCTACCTATTAAGAAGTTTGTTGAAAGGATCGTGTGCAAGGTTCTTGGCAACTGTATCAAGGCATCACAGGTTGCACAAAATCCAGATATAAACCGCACAG GCACATGGGCAAAGAAGAGCTTGGTTGCAATTGAAAAAAAATATCCACTTGAGCTACGGGATGCTATCCGGAAATTTCTTGAG GACTCTGAAGTTAACTCCAGTGGAAGGGATTCTACTTCCAAGTTGCTCAGCTTAGTGTTTGATGAAAGCGAGAGTGCGCCGGCTGAAATATCTGATTCTAACATTTGGTTCAGTCTGGATCATCCTAAG GCTGTGGTCCGTCAATCTGCTCTCTCAAAAATTGCCACATCTGGCATTTTGAAGAAAGATACTGTAAATCCACAG AAATTTATCAATATGCAAGATGCAATAATACGCAATCTGTATGATGATGATCTAAGTGTTGTTCAAGCTGCCTTATCCATAGAAGGGCTAGCTGCTGTTGCCAGTCCTGTTGGCCTTCTAAAAGCGTATGATCATGTACTTGCCAAATGCATCGACATCATTCGCAAAG GTGGTTCAAAAGCATCAAAAGCTTGTGATGTTGCTGTTTCTTGTCTGGAAAAGATGGTTATGGAATATCAGTTGCATCACGTGGAACATACGAAGGACATAGCTACAGTAGTATTCAGTCTCCTTATTATTCACCCAAAG ACCTTCAGGGTAAACTTGAAGGCCTTGGAGCTAGCTAAGAAAAATACAATGGGATTTCTACACTAG
- the LOC124674309 gene encoding deSI-like protein At4g17486 has protein sequence MEAQNGGGGGSPVVLNVYDLTPVNNYLYWLGLGVFHSGIEVHGFEYGFGAHDLPTSGVFEVEPKCCPGYVYRRSIWMGTTAMSRADFRSFIETLAGKYSGNTYHLISKNCNHFTDEVCKNITKKSAPGWVNRLARVGSFLNRLLPKSIQVSTISHGATCPAYSDDDMDSISSSITGDSDVDELDQHLLPEAVVDLHSIHVTPKLPKDL, from the exons ATGGAGGCccagaacggcggcggcgggggctcgCCGGTGGTCCTCAACGTCTACGACTTGACGCCCGTGAACAACTACCTCTACTGGCTCGGCCTTGGCGTCTTCCACTCCGGGATCGAAG TTCATGGTTTCGAATATGGGTTTGGAGCACATGATCTCCCAACAAGTGGGGTTTTTGAAGTGGAACCAAAATGCTGCCCTGGCTATGTCTACAGAAGGTCGATATGGATGGGCACAACTGCGATGTCTAGGGCAGACTTTCGCTCGTTCATCGAAACTCTCGCGGGCAAGTACAGTGGCAATACatatcatttgatttcaaagaacTGCAACCATTTTACAGATGAGGTCTGTAAGAACATTACCAAAAAATCAGCCCCAGGATGGGTAAACCGGCTAGCAAGAGTGG GTTCCTTTCTCAACCGTCTTCTACCAAAAAGCATTCAAGTCTCTACTATTAGTCACGGAGCAACTTGTCCTGCATACTCTG ATGATGATATGGATTCAATATCTTCATCCATTACTGGGGATAGTGATGTGGATGAGCTGGACCAACACCTGCTACCAGAAGCGGTCGTTGATCTTCACTCTATACATGtgacaccaaaacttcccaaagatCTCTGA
- the LOC124678443 gene encoding uncharacterized protein At3g06530-like, producing the protein MASIASQLQAIKSALGSAPEAPRGPITRPSVLFDAKEAADIDLRAILPIALSGLEHLTGVDERFAKYRKTLFSETSLELNREQQTTKENDKINKSISSYLRLLAGYLQLPAALKTLEYLIRRYLVHVYNLDELLLCALPYHDTHAFVRIVQLVNLGNSKWGFLNGVKSSGAPPPRSVIVQQCIRDNSLLETLSNYATPTKDFLHSRTVVCFCTAVIVECLGAIPRIDSDIVQKVLGYVFDSLNPQIRADQDYKAGALMIVGVLATRATLAPKLVQDLILFVARSAQHDALESIDLPWLRVTVMAIISLVQSQSVHDFRKKPLMILKDIRDFSGVLTVLSSEFNIDNFIRLYVESLVDYSASDDSCHAHLIETMETLPIKKFVERIVCKVLGNCIKASQVAQNPDINRTGTWAKKSLVAIEKKYPLELRDAIRKFLEDSEVNSSGRDSTSKLLSLVFDESESAPAEISDSNIWFSLDHPKAVVRQSALSKIATSGILKKDTVNPQKFINMQDAIIRNLYDDDLSVVQAALSIEGLAAVASPVGLLKAYDHVLAKCIDIIRKGGSKASKACDVAVSCLEKMVMEYQLHHVEHTKDIATVVFSLLIIHPKTFRVNLKALELAKKIQWDFYTSSSLVYELTADEMKNMSSKSIASINMKNIQAFAETFLSNPNKHVTWLADSGNGSIFCRTPFLLIVLQALLIPTEVLDKQVNLCQVCLPVLKNEWSHIQPKGDCIGDEISIDKLEKCIMELVMQIFNNDTEALNAQILVCIFWGLLRVQSSYVKQNYVIGSSGNIMVDDLFLFFLTSTGKNIFQKHLQHLVINCTRGPFQFISKYLVDEGLSAGVQAESLFVLASVCSTCALSESSSLDESLCVELLLLFPSLIVPLSHENKDVRSSAMKCVEALSLLWQRLSTSVSRNGNSGKLPVCMTSPTFGVFLDSLANQKAMISSDATFLPAYISSMLSPIQDLMVPENLHERFDQPTKNSILYFILRSSMKLSPYGKLMVLSALKGVGSILFEAEVVKTLFLYLLDHHSRHQNGHDSKQLLSTYETQILCLLLKVLFSVADETNLGFDMSEALLKALKVDGLPPKDPVAVMPCLTALQSLQPVFFENLKTDTKEKVFGLLISMFRAENFEIRNATRDALLRINVHASTAVKFIELILAQGDKKGNQKRIKREEKPNCDSHFEDYFGEKPLASVLVSLLDILFLMKDVNQRQCLLQPLCQILSKLLSDQWISGVVCQYTEGLDASSETHDIPSFVKEAQQLVLLILKDIIDTLQSGHQDKLLNSGNVNLFIKCIRSSDDVGTRNHGFSLIASLAKAFPQLVTESIVDLFVAIGDAVKQDDSHSQRVMEDLLSVLVPCWLSKTTSIEKLLQIFIKSLADVDEHRRLTLMMYLLKTLGEENSLSTVVMYLLYALVERGSHSLSKLQKSHGLPSLSAMSQEWEYDLAVNITGQYSYTLWFPCLCKLLQEIRMHQKHCLLPMLHLAMQFILVKVQDTELRFELEAEEAANSIQNSLGTLMEEVVLCSVKDKKGDISGDILKEVRNSANIILNIITGWMHASTYFKVITRLLEHPKSLVKRKTLGILCETARANSMVQNKQRKARKLKRSSLSTALQVDKSSCPYFSELCYKILELIDREVESDTSVKIAAISSLETLAKEYPSENPAYSKCLVTVINQISSGDAITSSGLINTAGSLINVLGSKALPQLPLIMTNMLQRAHQVSCCPSGKFAHGSTTTMASFSSQSTSMLLSVLTTIEVIVQKLGDFVSPYLEGILDLVILHPECASQIDGKLDVKAADVRRLLTERVPVRLILSPLLILFPSATKCGEASLSLTFQMIGSLVSTMDRLAVGTYHTKIYEHCLVALDLRRQQLDSLKNVNLVEESIIQTIIALTMKLTESTFRPLFLRSLEWAESEIDKSTSKRSMDRAIVFYKLVNKLAEKHRSLFTPYFKYLLEGSVQYLSEDGALVSSKRKKKAKLEDSKVKDSLSGQKLWNLRALILESLHKCFLYDNDQKILDSSNFQTLLRPIVSQFVVEPPESLELVPDAPSVEEVDEIIVLCLGQMAVTARSDVLWKPLNHEVLMQTRSDNVRPKMLGLKVVRYMVQHLKEEYVVLVPETIPFLGELLEDVELPVKTLSQEILKELETLSGESLREYL; encoded by the exons ATGGCGTCCATCGCCTCGCAGCTGCAGGCCATCAAGTCGGCCCTCGGCTCCGCGCCGGAGGCGCCTCGCGGGCCCATCACGCGGCCGTCcgtgctcttcgacgccaaggaGGCCGCCGACATCGACCTCCGCGCCATCCTCCCCATCGCCCTCTCCG GATTGGAGCATCTTACTGGCGTGGACGAGAGATTTGCCAAGTACCGCAAGACGCTGTTCAGCGAGACCAGCCTTGAGCTCAACCGCGAGCAGCAAACCACCAAGGAAAACGACAAGATAAACAAGTCCATCTCCTCCTACCTCCGCCTCCTAGCTGGCTACCTGCAGCTCCCAGCGGCCCTCAAGACGCTCGAATACCTTATCCGCAGATACCT GGTGCATGTTTACAACTTGGATGAGTTGCTGCTCTGCGCGTTGCCGTACCATGATACGCACGCGTTTGTTCGGATTGTGCAGTTGGTCAACTTGGG GAATAGCAAGTGGGGATTTCTTAATGGTGTGAAATCCTCGGGTGCGCCCCCGCCCAGGAGTGTCATAGTACAGCAGTGTATCCGTGATAATTCTTTGCTGGAGACCCTTTCCAACTAC GCTACACCGACGAAGGATTTCCTTCACTCGAGGACAGTCGTCTGCTTTTGCACTGCAGTCATTGTGGAATGCTTAGGAGCTATCCCCAGGATTGATTCGGATATAGTGCAGAAGGTGTTGGGATATGTGTTCGACTCACTTAATCCTCAAATTAGGGCAGACCAAGATTACAAG GCTGGAGCGCTAATGATTGTTGGAGTACTGGCAACACGAGCAACTCTGGCgccaaaacttgttcaagacttgATCCTCTTTGTTGCAAGGTCTGCGCAGCACGATGCATTGGAGTCGATCGATTTACCGTGGCTTCGTGTTACAGTGATGGCTATTATAAGTCTAGTTCAG TCACAGTCTGTCCATGACTTCCGTAAGAAGCCATTGATGATTCTAAAAGACATCAG GGATTTTTCTGGTGTACTTACTGTATTATCCAGTGAGTTCAACATTGATAATTTTATTAggctttatgttgagtcattggTTGATTACAG TGCTTCTGATGATTCCTGCCACGCGCACCTTATTGAAACCATGGAGACTCTACCTATTAAGAAGTTTGTTGAAAGGATCGTGTGCAAGGTTCTTGGCAACTGTATCAAGGCATCACAGGTTGCACAAAATCCAGATATAAACCGCACAG GCACATGGGCAAAGAAGAGCTTGGTTGCAATTGAAAAAAAATATCCACTTGAGCTACGGGATGCTATCCGGAAATTTCTTGAG GACTCTGAAGTTAACTCCAGTGGAAGGGATTCTACTTCCAAGTTGCTCAGCTTAGTGTTTGATGAAAGCGAGAGTGCGCCGGCTGAAATATCTGATTCTAACATTTGGTTCAGTCTGGATCATCCTAAG GCTGTGGTCCGTCAATCTGCTCTCTCAAAAATTGCCACATCTGGCATTTTGAAGAAAGATACTGTAAATCCACAG AAATTTATCAATATGCAAGATGCAATAATACGCAATCTGTATGATGATGATCTAAGTGTTGTTCAAGCTGCCTTATCCATAGAAGGGCTAGCTGCTGTTGCCAGTCCTGTTGGCCTTCTAAAAGCGTATGATCATGTACTTGCCAAATGCATCGACATCATTCGCAAAG GTGGTTCAAAAGCATCAAAAGCTTGTGATGTTGCTGTTTCTTGTCTGGAAAAGATGGTTATGGAATATCAGTTGCATCACGTGGAACATACGAAGGACATAGCTACAGTAGTATTCAGTCTCCTTATTATTCACCCAAAG ACCTTCAGGGTAAACTTGAAGGCCTTGGAGCTAGCTAAGAAAATACAATGGGATTTCTACACTAGTAGTTCTCTTGTCTATGAGCTAACAGCTGATGAAATGAAG AACATGAGTTCCAAGTCCATAGCCTCCATTAACATGAAGAACATCCAAGCTTTTGCTGAAACTTTTCTATCAAACCCAAATAAACATGTCACATGGTTGGCTGACTCTGGAAATGGAAGTATATTTTGCAGAACcccgtttctactcatagtattgcaAGCTTTGCTTATTCCTACTGAAG ttttggacaaacaggtGAATCTGTGCCAAGTTTGTTTGCCAGTTCTGAAGAACGAATGGTCTCACATACAGCCAAAAGGTGATTGTATTGGCGATGAG ATCAGCATTGACAAGCTTGAGAAGTGCATTATGGAATTAGTGATGCAGATTTTTAATAATGACACGGAAGCATTGAATGCTCAAATTCTTGTCTGTATATTCTGGGGTCTGCTTAGGGTGCAGTCTTCCTATGTTAAGCAGAATTATGTG ATTGGTTCTAGTGGAAATATAATGGTTgatgatttgtttttgtttttcctcACATCAACTGGCAAAAATATCTTCCAGAAGCACCTACAGCATCTTGTTATTAACTGCACACGAGGACCTTTTCAATTTATCTCGAAGTACCTTGTGGATGAAG GTTTGTCTGCTGGAGTTCAAGCAGAGTCTCTTTTTGTGCTTGCATCTGTTTGTTCTACTTGTGCTTTATCTGAAAGTAGTAGTTTGGATGAGAGCTTGTGTGTGGAGCTTCTACTTTTGTTCCCTTCTCTCATTGTTCCACTTTCGCACGAAAATAAG GATGTAAGGTCCTCTGCTATGAAATGTGTTGAGGCATTATCTTTGCTGTGGCAGCGCTTGAGCACTTCCGTCTCAAGAAATG GAAACAGTGGCAAATTGCCTGTATGCATGACATCTCCAACATTTGGTGTTTTCCTTGATTCATTGGCTAACCAAAAGGCCATGATATCCTCGGATGCGACATTTCTACCAGCTTATATTTCGTCAATGCTTAGCCCAATTCAAGATCTGATGGTTCCTGAAAATCTTCATGAAAG ATTTGATCAGCCGACAAAAAATAGTATCCTTTATTTCATCTTGCGCTCTTCTATGAAGCTCTCTCCTTATGGAAAG TTGATGGTTCTGTCAGCCCTCAAAGGAGTAGGAAGCATCTTATTTGAGGCAGAAGTGGTCAAGACTTTGTTCTTGTATCTTCTGGACCATCATAGTCGCCATCAGAATGGACATGATTCTAAGCAGTTGTTATCTACCTATGAAACACAAATCTTGTGCTTGCTTTTGAAG GTTTTGTTTTCAGTGGCAGATGAAACAAATCTTGGTTTTGACATGTCTGAGGCTCTATTGAAAGCATTAAAG GTTGATGGTTTGCCCCCAAAAGATCCTGTTGCTGTGATGCCATGCCTTACTGCCCTGCAAAGTCTTCAACCTGTATTCTTTGAAAATTTGAAGACCGATACTAAG GAAAAAGTATTCGGTCTACTTATTTCTATGTTTCGAGCTGAGAATTTCGAAATTCGAAATGCCACACGAGATGCTCTACTGCGAATTAAT GTTCATGCATCCACTGCTGTGAAGTTCATTGAATTGATTTTAGCGCAAGGTGATAAAAAAGGAAATCAAAAAAGAATAAAGAGGGAGGAGAAACCTAACTGTGATAGCCATTTTGAAGATTATTTTGGGGAAAAACCTCTGGCTTCTGTTCTTGTTTCTCTTCTGGATATTCTTTTTCTTATGAAGGATGTGAATCAGAG GCAATGTTTACTGCAACCACTTTGCCAGATTCTATCAAAGCTTCTTTCTGATCAATGGATTTCAGGGGTAGTTTGTCAGTATACTGAAGGCCTTGATGCGTCTTCTGAAACTCATGATATACCCAGTTTTGTAAAGGAAGCACAGCAGTTGGTACTGCTTATTCTTAAAGATATTATCGATACACTGCAGTCGGGTCACCAA GATAAATTGCTCAACAGTGGAAACGTAAATCTCTTTATCAAGTGCATAAGGTCTTCAGATGATGTAGGGACTCGTAAccatggattttcattgattgcatCTTTAGCCAAGGCTTTCCCGCAACTGGTTACAGAAAGCATTGTTGATTTGTTTGTTGCTATTGGGGATGCAGTGAAACAG GACGATAGCCATTCACAACGTGTTATGGAGGATTTATTATCTGTACTAGTCCCATGTTGGCTATCAAAGACTACAAGTATAGAAAAGCTTCTTCAG ATATTCATTAAATCTTTGGCTGATGTTGACGAACATAGACGCCTGACCCTCATGATGTACCTTTTGAAGACCCTAGGAGAAGAGAATAGTTTGAGTACTGTGGTTATGTATTTATTGTACGCGTTAGTTGAGAGGGGTTCACACTCTCTTTCGAAACTCCAGAAGAGTCATGGTCTCCCATCCTTGAGTGCCATGTCACAAGAGTGGGAATATGATTTGGCAGTCAATATTACGGGCCAGTATTCCTATACATTATGGTTTCCTTGTCTCTGTAAGCTACTACAAGAAATCAGGATGCATCAGAAACATTGCTTGCTTCCTATGCTACATTTGGCAATGCAGTTTATTCTAGTTAAGGTGCAAGATACAGAGTTGAGGTTTGAGCTTGAAGCTGAGGAAGCTGCTAATTCCATCCAG AATTCTCTTGGAACACTTATGGAGGAAGTTGTCTTGTGCTCTGTCAAAGATAAAAAAGGAGACATTTCAGGTGATATTCTAAAGGAAGTCAGAAACTCTGCAAATATTATCCTTAATATAATTACGGGATGGATGCATGCTTCAACATATTTCAAAGTAATTACTCGTCTGTTAGAGCATCCTAAAAGTCTTGTGAAAAGAaag ACACTTGGAATATTGTGCGAAACTGCAAGGGCAAATAGCATGGTCCAGAACAAGCAAAGAAAAGCAAGAAAACTGAAGCGCAGCTCTCTGTCTACTGCCCTCCAAGTTGACAAGAGCTCTTGCCCATATTTCAGCGAATTGTGCTATAAGATTCTAGAGTTGATTGACAGAGAGGTTGAGTCAGACACGTCTGTGAAAATTGCTGCTATTTCTTCACTCGAGACACTAGCTAAAGAATATCCCTCTGAAAATCCTGCATATAGCAAGTGCCTTGTGACAGTCATTAATCAGATTAGCTCGGGTGATGCTATAACTTCTTCTGGGTTAATAAATACTGCGGGGTCTCTAATTAATGTGCTTGGATCAAAAGCATTACCTCAGCTCCCACTTATCATGACAAACATGCTGCAAAGAGCACATCAGGTGTCATGTTGCCCTAGTGGAAAATTTGCTCATGGTTCCACTACAACTATGGCCAGCTTTTCTAGCCAATCTACAAGTATGTTGTTATCTGTACTTACAACTATTGAGGTGATTGTACAAAAGCTTGGGGACTTTGTTAGTCCATATTTGGAAGGAATACTGGATCTAGTGATACTGCATCCTGAATGTGCTTCTCAAATTGATGGGAAATTGGATGTAAAAGCAGCAGATGTTCGGAGGCTACTGACAGAGAGAGTTCCA GTTCGGCTGATTCTTTCACCTCTACTCATTTTGTTCCCCAGTGCTACGAAATGTGGAGAAGCAAGCCTGTCATTGACATTCCAAATGATTGGAAGTCTAGTTAGTACGATGGATCGGTTGGCTGTAGGAACTTACCATACAAAAATTTATGAACACTGTTTGGTAGCTCTTGATCTCCGTCGTCAACAGCTGGACTCTTTGAAGAATGTAAATTTAGTGGAGGAAAGCATTATccagaccattattgctctcacgATGAAACTCACTGAGTCCACTTTTAGGCCTCTTTTCCTTCGTAGTCTTGAATGGGCAGAGTCTGAAATTGACAAGTCCACATCAAAGAGAAGTATGGACCGTGCAATTGTTTTCTACAAATTGGTCAACAAGCTTGCTGAAAAACACAG GTCCTTGTTTACACCTTACTTCAAGTACCTGCTTGAGGGATCCGTACAATATCTATCAGAAGATGGTGCTTTGGTCAGTTCCAAGCGAAAGAAGAAGGCTAAACTCGAAGACAGTAAAGTCAAGGATAGCCTATCAGGACAAAAACTGTGGAACCTAAGAGCTCTGATATTGGAATCCTTACACAAGTGCTTTCTTTATGACAATGATCAGAAGATCCTAGATTCCTCAAATTTTCAG ACTCTTTTGAGGCCCATTGTTTCTCAGTTTGTTGTGGAACCGCCTGAATCTCTTGAACTAGTTCCAGATGCTCCATCAGTTGAAGAAGTGGATGAGATTATTGTTTTGTGCTTGGGGCAAATGGCAGTGACCGCTCGGTCGGATGTTCTGTGGAAGCCTCTTAACCATGAG GTGCTAATGCAGACAAGGAGTGACAATGTTCGCCCTAAGATGCTAGGCCTGAAGGTTGTGAGGTACATGGTCCAACATCTGAAGGAGGAGTACGTGGTTCTGGTACCGGAGACCATCCCGTTCCTTGGCGAGTTGCTTGAGGACGTCGAGCTTCCTGTGAAGACGCTGTCCCAGGAGATACTGAAAGAGCTGGAAACCCTCAGCGGTGAGAGCCTCCGGGAGTACCTGTGA